A section of the Brevundimonas sp. AJA228-03 genome encodes:
- the acnA gene encoding aconitate hydratase AcnA: MPSVDSLSTRRDLTVGRKKYAYYSLPAAQEAGLSGIDRLPRSMKVLLENLLRNEDGVSVTEADLKAVAAWVENKGSVEHEIAFRPARVLMQDFTGVPAVVDLAAMRDAMAKLGADAAKINPLVPVDLVIDHSVMVDNFGTPAAFGQNVEREYERNIERYKFLRWGSSAFNNFRVVPPGTGICHQVNLENLAQTVWTAPEGKATVAYPDTVVGTDSHTTMINGLAVLGWGVGGIEAEAAMLGQPIPMLIPEVIGFRLWGAMPEGTTATDLVLTVTQMLRKKGVVGKFVEFFGPALPNMTIEDQATIANMAPEYGATCGFFPVSAATIGYLTATGRDKARIALVEAYAKAQGLWIDETSEDPVFSDVLELDISTVVPSLAGPKRPQDKVELTVAAPSFETALGDVFNRATDAARFPVAGQTFDIGDGDVVIAAITSCTNTSNPSVLIAAGLVAQKANKLGLKTKPWVKTSLAPGSQVVTDYLTAAGLQKELDALGFNLVGYGCTTCIGNSGPLDPAISQTINDHAIVATSVLSGNRNFEGRVNPDVQANYLASPPLVVAYALAGSMRIDITTQPIGQDKKGKDVFLKDVWPTTAEIAAIQKKAVTSAMFAKRYADVFKGDAHWQGIAVEGGQTYEWDAASTYVANPPYFEGLSMEPAPVTDIVEGRVLAIFGDSITTDHISPAGSIKKTSPAGQYLTSRGVEAEEFNSYGARRGHHEVMMRGTFANIRIRNRITPDIEGGVTKHFPSGDTMSIYDAAMRYQSEGRPLVVFAGKEYGTGSSRDWAAKGTRLLGVRAVIAESYERIHRSNLVGMGVVPLQFKADGWSKLGLTGEEIVTIRGLSDVNVGRLRPRQDLWVELFRPSDGKMARFPVRCRIDNQTELDYFRAGGVMPYVLRNLAG, translated from the coding sequence ATGCCGTCAGTCGACAGCCTTTCCACCCGCCGGGACCTTACCGTCGGGCGCAAGAAATACGCCTATTACAGCCTTCCGGCCGCGCAGGAAGCGGGTCTATCCGGCATCGACCGCCTGCCGCGCTCGATGAAGGTCCTGCTCGAGAACCTGCTGCGCAACGAGGACGGGGTTTCCGTCACCGAGGCCGACCTCAAGGCCGTCGCCGCCTGGGTCGAGAACAAGGGCTCGGTCGAGCACGAGATCGCCTTCCGCCCGGCGCGCGTCCTGATGCAGGACTTCACCGGTGTGCCCGCGGTGGTCGATCTGGCCGCCATGCGCGACGCGATGGCGAAGCTCGGTGCCGATGCGGCCAAGATCAATCCGCTGGTGCCTGTCGACCTCGTGATCGACCACTCGGTCATGGTCGACAATTTCGGCACCCCTGCCGCCTTCGGCCAGAACGTCGAGCGCGAGTACGAGCGCAATATCGAACGCTACAAGTTCCTGCGCTGGGGCTCGTCGGCCTTCAACAACTTCCGCGTCGTGCCCCCCGGCACCGGCATCTGCCACCAGGTGAACCTCGAGAACCTGGCCCAGACCGTCTGGACCGCGCCGGAAGGCAAGGCGACCGTCGCCTATCCGGACACCGTGGTCGGCACCGATTCGCACACCACCATGATCAACGGCCTGGCCGTTCTGGGCTGGGGCGTCGGCGGCATCGAGGCCGAGGCGGCCATGCTGGGCCAGCCGATCCCGATGCTGATCCCCGAGGTCATCGGCTTCAGGCTGTGGGGCGCCATGCCGGAAGGCACGACGGCGACCGACCTGGTGCTGACCGTCACCCAGATGCTGCGCAAGAAGGGCGTCGTCGGCAAGTTCGTGGAGTTCTTCGGTCCGGCCCTGCCGAACATGACGATCGAGGATCAGGCCACCATCGCCAACATGGCCCCCGAATACGGCGCCACCTGCGGCTTCTTCCCCGTCTCGGCCGCGACGATCGGCTATCTGACGGCCACGGGCCGCGACAAGGCGCGCATCGCCCTGGTCGAGGCCTATGCCAAGGCCCAGGGGCTCTGGATCGACGAGACGAGCGAAGACCCCGTTTTCTCCGATGTTCTGGAACTGGACATCTCGACCGTCGTCCCCTCGCTGGCCGGACCCAAGCGTCCCCAGGACAAGGTGGAACTGACCGTCGCCGCGCCGTCGTTCGAAACGGCCCTCGGTGACGTCTTCAACCGCGCCACCGACGCCGCGCGCTTCCCGGTCGCGGGGCAGACGTTCGACATCGGCGACGGCGACGTCGTCATCGCCGCGATCACATCCTGCACCAACACCTCCAATCCGTCGGTGCTGATCGCCGCCGGTCTGGTGGCGCAGAAGGCCAACAAGCTGGGTCTGAAGACCAAACCCTGGGTCAAGACCTCGCTGGCGCCGGGCTCCCAGGTCGTCACCGACTATCTGACGGCCGCCGGCCTGCAGAAGGAACTGGATGCGCTCGGCTTCAACCTGGTCGGCTACGGCTGCACCACCTGCATCGGCAACTCCGGCCCGCTGGACCCGGCGATCAGCCAGACCATCAACGACCATGCGATCGTCGCCACCTCGGTCCTGTCGGGCAACCGCAATTTCGAAGGTCGCGTGAATCCCGACGTCCAGGCCAACTACCTGGCCTCGCCGCCCCTGGTCGTGGCCTATGCCCTGGCCGGATCGATGCGGATCGACATCACCACCCAGCCGATCGGCCAGGACAAGAAGGGCAAGGACGTCTTCCTGAAGGACGTCTGGCCGACGACCGCCGAAATCGCCGCCATCCAGAAGAAGGCCGTCACCTCGGCCATGTTCGCCAAACGCTATGCCGACGTCTTCAAGGGCGACGCGCACTGGCAGGGGATCGCCGTCGAGGGCGGCCAGACCTACGAATGGGACGCCGCTTCCACCTATGTCGCCAACCCGCCCTATTTCGAGGGCCTGTCCATGGAGCCCGCGCCGGTCACCGACATCGTCGAGGGTCGCGTTCTGGCCATCTTCGGCGACTCGATCACCACCGACCACATTTCCCCGGCCGGTTCGATCAAGAAGACCTCGCCTGCCGGCCAGTATCTGACCAGCCGGGGCGTCGAGGCCGAGGAGTTCAACTCCTACGGCGCGCGTCGCGGCCACCACGAGGTGATGATGCGCGGCACCTTCGCCAACATCCGCATCAGGAACCGCATCACGCCGGACATCGAGGGCGGGGTGACGAAGCATTTCCCGTCCGGGGATACGATGTCGATCTACGACGCCGCCATGCGGTATCAGTCGGAAGGTCGCCCGCTGGTCGTGTTCGCCGGCAAGGAGTATGGCACCGGCTCCTCGCGCGACTGGGCGGCCAAGGGCACGCGCCTGCTGGGCGTCCGCGCCGTCATCGCCGAGAGCTACGAGCGCATCCACCGCTCCAACCTGGTTGGAATGGGCGTGGTGCCGCTGCAGTTCAAGGCGGACGGCTGGTCCAAGCTGGGCCTGACCGGCGAGGAGATCGTCACCATCCGCGGCCTGTCCGACGTCAACGTCGGTCGCCTGCGGCCGCGCCAGGACCTGTGGGTCGAGCTGTTCCGCCCGTCGGACGGCAAGATGGCCCGCTTCCCGGTCCGCTGCCGCATCGATAATCAGACCGAGCTGGACTACTTCAGGGCCGGCGGCGTGATGCCGTATGTGCTGCGGAACCTCGCGGGCTGA
- the ccmA gene encoding heme ABC exporter ATP-binding protein CcmA yields the protein MIAGLTISGLTLTRGERTLFRDLDLDLKTGDAIALTGANGAGKTSLLRAIAGFLRPEAGSIAFSDADANAIEASEARAHEVHMLGHLDGLKGGRVAREELMFQSQWLGRSHDGIDDAIEILRLKPLLDLEVRKLSAGQRRRLALARLIGSPRALWLLDEPLSPLDSGWRAVVGAMMARHLAAGGLIVAAVHDPLPIPTRGFDLGARS from the coding sequence ATGATTGCTGGCCTGACGATTTCCGGCCTGACCCTGACGCGCGGCGAGCGGACCCTGTTCAGGGACCTGGACCTTGACCTGAAGACAGGCGACGCGATCGCCCTTACGGGTGCGAACGGGGCGGGCAAGACGAGCCTGCTGCGGGCCATCGCAGGCTTCCTGCGACCGGAAGCGGGCTCCATCGCCTTTTCCGATGCCGATGCCAACGCCATCGAAGCGTCCGAGGCCCGGGCGCACGAGGTCCATATGCTGGGCCACCTCGACGGGCTGAAGGGTGGCCGCGTCGCTCGCGAGGAACTGATGTTCCAGTCTCAGTGGCTGGGTCGCAGCCACGACGGCATCGACGACGCCATCGAGATCCTGCGGCTGAAACCCCTGCTCGATCTGGAGGTGCGCAAGCTGTCCGCAGGCCAGCGACGCCGTCTGGCTCTGGCCCGTCTGATCGGTTCGCCCCGCGCACTCTGGCTCCTGGACGAGCCATTGTCGCCGCTGGATTCCGGATGGCGCGCGGTCGTCGGTGCGATGATGGCCCGACATCTGGCCGCCGGAGGTCTGATCGTGGCGGCGGTGCATGACCCCCTGCCGATCCCGACGCGTGGCTTCGATCTCGGGGCACGGTCGTGA
- the ccmB gene encoding heme exporter protein CcmB: protein MSAVGVLFRRELALAWGGGGGPLLACGFFACLTTVVPLAAGGDPAVLKPVAAGIAWLALALSSLLSLERLFERDLEDGALDLLATGPVPLEVVFAVKAVSQWLATGLPLALTAPIAALALGQSVELAPLTAVSALIGGLGFAFTGALGAALALGARRGGLLIAVVVLPLFIPPVVFGSGALDRAAAGISPMSALALLAAYVLFAVVIAPPAGAAAIRSAQG, encoded by the coding sequence GTGAGCGCCGTCGGCGTCCTGTTCCGGCGCGAGCTGGCCCTGGCCTGGGGCGGAGGGGGAGGGCCGTTGCTGGCCTGTGGCTTCTTCGCCTGTCTGACGACCGTCGTTCCCCTCGCGGCGGGCGGCGATCCGGCGGTGCTGAAACCGGTCGCGGCGGGCATCGCCTGGCTGGCGCTGGCCCTGTCGAGCCTCCTGTCCCTCGAACGGCTGTTCGAGCGCGATCTGGAGGACGGGGCGCTGGATCTGCTGGCGACCGGGCCGGTGCCGCTCGAGGTCGTGTTCGCCGTCAAGGCCGTCAGCCAGTGGCTGGCTACGGGGCTGCCGCTGGCCCTGACAGCACCCATCGCCGCCCTGGCCCTCGGCCAGTCGGTCGAGCTGGCCCCGTTGACGGCCGTGTCGGCCCTGATCGGGGGACTGGGGTTCGCCTTCACCGGCGCGCTCGGGGCCGCCCTGGCGCTTGGGGCCAGACGTGGAGGGTTGCTGATTGCGGTCGTCGTCCTGCCGCTGTTCATCCCGCCGGTCGTGTTCGGATCGGGCGCACTGGATCGGGCGGCGGCGGGCATCAGCCCGATGTCGGCCCTGGCCCTGCTGGCGGCCTACGTCCTGTTCGCGGTCGTGATCGCCCCCCCGGCGGGCGCCGCGGCGATCCGCAGCGCCCAGGGATAG
- a CDS encoding alpha/beta hydrolase translates to MTRRGLLVPALGAFLASVAAAFSPLAVLNAIGPRDPGVRRVARDVAYGEDPRQTFDVFAPTAPAGARRPVLVLFYGGGWDSGSKDVYGWAAQALAARGFVVALPDYRLVPEVHFPTFVEDAAAATAKVAEVAATCGGDPARLGVLGHSAGAHLAMMITLDARYLADIGQPDLIRAAAGLAGPYDFLPFDVPASINAFGQWPTPRQTQPLTYARADAPPLWLGHGTADVVVHDEDTILLDAKMRRLGGRSEAKLYPGLNHADLIATFAPLFRRKAPVLADVSAFFHRELG, encoded by the coding sequence ATGACCCGCAGAGGCCTTCTCGTTCCCGCGCTCGGTGCGTTCCTCGCCTCCGTGGCTGCGGCCTTCAGCCCCCTGGCCGTGCTGAACGCCATTGGCCCCCGCGACCCCGGCGTGCGTCGCGTCGCACGCGACGTCGCCTATGGCGAGGACCCGCGTCAGACGTTCGACGTTTTTGCTCCAACGGCACCGGCCGGGGCACGGCGACCCGTCCTGGTGCTATTCTACGGGGGCGGCTGGGATTCGGGATCGAAGGATGTCTATGGCTGGGCGGCCCAGGCCTTGGCGGCCCGGGGTTTCGTCGTGGCCCTGCCCGACTACAGACTGGTGCCCGAGGTCCATTTTCCGACCTTCGTCGAGGACGCAGCCGCCGCGACCGCGAAGGTCGCAGAGGTGGCGGCGACCTGCGGCGGCGATCCGGCGCGGCTGGGCGTGCTGGGCCATTCGGCCGGGGCGCATCTGGCCATGATGATCACGCTGGATGCCCGTTATCTGGCGGATATCGGCCAGCCGGACCTGATCCGGGCCGCGGCCGGGCTGGCGGGCCCCTATGACTTCCTGCCGTTCGACGTGCCGGCATCGATCAACGCCTTCGGCCAGTGGCCCACCCCGCGCCAGACCCAGCCCCTGACCTATGCTCGCGCGGACGCGCCGCCGCTCTGGCTGGGTCACGGGACGGCCGACGTCGTCGTGCATGACGAGGATACCATCCTGCTGGACGCGAAGATGCGCCGGCTGGGCGGACGCAGCGAGGCGAAGCTTTATCCCGGCCTGAACCACGCGGACCTGATCGCGACCTTCGCCCCGCTGTTCCGCAGGAAGGCCCCTGTCCTGGCCGACGTCAGCGCGTTCTTCCATCGCGAGCTCGGCTGA
- a CDS encoding AMP nucleosidase: protein MTGALSAPEALDRLETLYSRSVAALREAVRTFLATGERADPDARARGLFSYPSLKVSWFGDRPSQLPIRSYARMSRQGIYSTTVTRPDLFRPYLMEQLTLLQEDYGATFEVGPSEQEIPFPYVLDGSDVVLDPSQTAAIARYFPTTDLAHIGDEISDGLFALDQDFPLSQFDGLRTDFSLARLRHYTGTPVEHIQSYVLFTNYNRYVDDFVRWACDQLKDPDSPYETLSCAGGVMITRETADAEAVMDAAWKKHQMPAYHLTAPGHDGITLVNIGVGPSNAKTICDHLAVTRPHAWMMIGHCGGLRPSQTIGDYVLAHAYLRDDHVLDAVLPPDIPIPSIAEVQRALYDAAKLVSGAPGEEVKRRLRTGTVVTTDDRNWELRYSKSALRFNQSRAVAIDMESATIAAQGYRFRVPYGTLLCVSDKPLHGEIKLPGQANRFYEGSISEHLQIGIQAIDLLRKEGSSLHSRKLRAFDEPPFR from the coding sequence ATGACCGGGGCGCTGTCGGCGCCCGAGGCGCTGGATCGCCTCGAAACCCTCTACTCCCGATCCGTCGCCGCGCTGCGCGAGGCCGTGCGGACCTTCCTTGCCACGGGCGAGCGCGCGGATCCCGATGCCCGCGCCAGGGGCCTGTTCTCCTATCCCTCGCTGAAGGTCAGCTGGTTCGGCGACCGCCCGAGCCAGCTGCCGATCCGGTCCTATGCCCGGATGTCGCGGCAGGGCATCTATTCCACCACCGTCACCCGGCCGGACCTGTTCCGCCCCTATCTGATGGAGCAGCTGACCCTGCTGCAGGAGGACTATGGCGCCACGTTCGAGGTCGGTCCGTCGGAACAGGAAATTCCCTTCCCCTATGTGCTGGACGGCTCGGACGTCGTGCTGGACCCGTCGCAGACGGCGGCGATCGCGCGCTACTTTCCGACCACCGATCTCGCCCATATCGGCGACGAGATCTCCGACGGCCTGTTCGCCCTGGACCAGGACTTTCCCCTGTCGCAGTTCGACGGACTGCGGACCGACTTCTCGCTGGCGCGGTTGAGGCACTACACCGGCACGCCGGTCGAGCACATCCAGTCCTATGTGCTGTTCACCAACTACAACCGCTATGTCGACGATTTCGTCCGCTGGGCCTGCGACCAGCTGAAGGATCCCGACAGCCCCTACGAGACCCTGTCCTGTGCCGGCGGCGTGATGATCACGCGCGAAACGGCGGACGCCGAGGCGGTCATGGACGCGGCCTGGAAGAAGCACCAGATGCCCGCCTATCATCTGACCGCGCCGGGCCACGACGGAATCACCCTGGTCAACATCGGGGTCGGCCCATCCAACGCCAAGACGATCTGCGATCACCTGGCCGTCACCCGGCCCCATGCCTGGATGATGATCGGACACTGCGGCGGCCTGCGACCCTCGCAAACCATCGGCGACTATGTCCTGGCCCACGCCTATCTGCGGGACGACCATGTGCTGGACGCCGTGCTGCCGCCGGACATTCCGATCCCCTCGATCGCCGAGGTCCAGCGCGCCCTCTATGACGCCGCAAAACTGGTCTCCGGCGCGCCGGGCGAAGAGGTCAAACGCCGCCTGCGGACGGGCACGGTGGTGACCACCGACGACCGGAACTGGGAACTGCGCTATTCCAAGTCCGCGCTGCGCTTCAACCAGTCGCGCGCCGTGGCCATCGATATGGAAAGCGCCACGATCGCCGCCCAGGGATACCGGTTCCGCGTCCCCTACGGCACCCTGCTGTGCGTCTCCGACAAGCCGCTGCACGGCGAGATCAAGCTGCCGGGCCAGGCGAACCGGTTCTATGAGGGGTCGATCTCCGAGCACCTGCAGATCGGCATTCAGGCCATCGACCTGCTGCGCAAGGAAGGCTCCAGCCTGCATTCCAGAAAGCTTCGCGCCTTTGACGAGCCGCCCTTCCGTTAA
- a CDS encoding cyclopropane-fatty-acyl-phospholipid synthase family protein, with protein sequence MIPTYHRIAYEGFAVANPVELDRILAVLAQAGLPSGAVALDIGAGAGGVSVAMAKAHDLTVHAIERDPAMARMIADRVAAASLADRVQVVVENSATVLDRLSPVDLIVALGTTEAAGEGVRDPAGILRGLTRHLRVPGYILWGDLFWKGDPPAPLRQIIGLIGDYATDEGWRAAGREAGLDCVASEVSSDAAWDAFFGGADSKVRAWLAAHPDAPEANGIRARADQIRTTFDFGRPYLGFGLYLFRKGD encoded by the coding sequence ATGATCCCGACCTATCATCGCATCGCCTACGAGGGTTTCGCGGTCGCAAACCCGGTCGAGCTGGACCGCATCCTGGCCGTCCTGGCGCAGGCCGGGCTGCCGTCCGGGGCCGTGGCGCTCGATATCGGCGCGGGCGCGGGCGGGGTCTCGGTGGCCATGGCGAAGGCCCATGATCTGACGGTTCATGCCATAGAGCGCGATCCGGCCATGGCGCGCATGATCGCGGACCGCGTCGCGGCCGCCAGTCTGGCGGACCGGGTGCAGGTCGTCGTCGAGAACTCCGCGACCGTTCTGGACCGGCTGTCGCCGGTCGATCTGATCGTCGCGCTGGGAACGACCGAGGCTGCGGGCGAAGGTGTGCGCGATCCCGCGGGAATTCTCCGCGGCCTGACCCGCCATCTGCGGGTGCCGGGATACATCCTGTGGGGCGACCTGTTCTGGAAGGGCGACCCGCCGGCACCCCTGCGCCAGATCATCGGCCTGATCGGCGACTATGCCACCGACGAGGGATGGCGCGCGGCGGGCCGGGAGGCCGGCCTGGACTGTGTCGCCAGCGAGGTCTCGTCAGACGCGGCCTGGGACGCCTTCTTTGGCGGAGCGGATTCGAAGGTTCGCGCCTGGCTGGCGGCGCACCCCGATGCGCCCGAAGCGAACGGCATCCGCGCCCGCGCCGATCAGATACGGACGACCTTCGACTTCGGTCGTCCGTATCTGGGCTTTGGCCTGTATCTGTTTCGCAAGGGTGACTGA